A single window of Fischerella sp. PCC 9605 DNA harbors:
- the pheS gene encoding phenylalanine--tRNA ligase subunit alpha, with protein sequence MTSNLEAQLLALKEEGEKAIAAVDTLERLEELRVKYLGKKGDLSVLLGGMGKLPQQERPKIGAIANTVKEALQKSLDQQRTTLEAAKIQAQLEAETLDVTMPGIYRPQGKVHPINGIIDRALDIFVGMGYTVASGPEMETDYYNFEALNTPPDHPARDMQDTFYLPDGNLLRTHTSSVQIRYMEAEEPPIRIVAPGRVYRRDNVDATHAAVFHQIELLAIDEGLTFTDLKGSIKVFLQQMFGELPIRFRASYFPFTEPSAEVDLQWNGRWLEVMGCGMVDPNVLKAVGYDPEVYTGFAAGFGVERFAMVLHQLDDIRRVYTSDLRFLRQF encoded by the coding sequence ATGACAAGCAACTTAGAAGCTCAACTTTTAGCACTAAAAGAAGAAGGAGAAAAAGCGATCGCCGCTGTCGATACCCTAGAAAGGTTAGAAGAACTGAGAGTTAAATACCTTGGTAAAAAAGGTGATTTATCAGTACTTTTAGGCGGTATGGGCAAACTCCCACAACAGGAGAGACCAAAAATTGGAGCGATCGCCAATACAGTCAAAGAAGCCCTGCAAAAAAGCCTTGACCAGCAACGCACCACCCTGGAAGCAGCTAAAATTCAGGCACAGCTAGAGGCTGAAACTTTAGATGTAACCATGCCGGGAATTTACCGGCCCCAAGGTAAAGTCCATCCTATTAACGGCATCATCGACCGGGCGCTGGATATCTTTGTTGGTATGGGCTACACAGTAGCTTCAGGGCCAGAAATGGAAACAGATTATTACAACTTTGAGGCGCTGAATACCCCACCCGATCATCCTGCCCGCGATATGCAGGATACCTTCTATCTGCCAGACGGTAATTTGCTGCGGACTCATACCTCATCGGTGCAAATTCGTTACATGGAAGCCGAAGAACCTCCCATCCGCATTGTTGCCCCTGGGAGAGTCTATCGAAGAGATAACGTCGATGCCACCCACGCAGCAGTTTTTCATCAGATTGAACTTTTGGCAATTGACGAGGGACTAACTTTCACCGACCTCAAAGGTAGCATCAAAGTATTTTTGCAGCAGATGTTTGGTGAGTTGCCAATTCGCTTTCGTGCCAGTTATTTCCCGTTTACGGAACCATCAGCTGAAGTTGATTTGCAGTGGAATGGACGCTGGTTAGAAGTGATGGGCTGCGGTATGGTCGATCCAAATGTGTTGAAAGCAGTAGGATACGACCCAGAAGTTTATACTGGCTTTGCTGCTGGTTTTGGCGTAGAACGCTTTGCAATGGTGCTGCACCAACTGGATGATATCCGGCGTGTCTATACTAGCGATTTACGGTTTTTGCGGCAATTTTAA
- a CDS encoding PadR family transcriptional regulator has product MPEQKQDDALSLTLIEEAILNALVFRERYGLEIMDAIAKASNGERTIGFSSLYPTLKKLEKRGFVTSRWGDEAPEEITGARRRYYKITGSGSEALEKKQRFLEVLRNLRPATGDI; this is encoded by the coding sequence ATGCCAGAGCAAAAGCAAGATGACGCGCTTTCGTTGACTCTTATAGAGGAAGCTATTTTAAATGCTCTTGTCTTTCGGGAGCGATACGGATTGGAAATTATGGATGCGATCGCAAAAGCAAGTAACGGCGAACGCACGATTGGTTTTAGTTCGCTCTATCCCACCCTAAAAAAGCTGGAAAAACGGGGTTTTGTAACTTCCCGATGGGGAGATGAAGCCCCAGAAGAAATTACAGGTGCTCGCAGGCGGTACTACAAAATCACGGGTTCAGGTTCAGAAGCATTAGAGAAAAAACAAAGATTTTTGGAAGTATTGAGAAACCTAAGACCAGCAACAGGAGATATATAA